One genomic segment of Styela clava chromosome 3, kaStyClav1.hap1.2, whole genome shotgun sequence includes these proteins:
- the LOC120343288 gene encoding uncharacterized protein LOC120343288, whose protein sequence is MKTLLVLLVCLAAANAAVYIQPSHCGYVRWNVRRYYTFPSTCFRFSFKFKQAWCTSRYYRSVLTSYPGKRCTSRKFREWSERKFVRVVRTRLSRRALSIHKQMKKSYRKWYNVMCVRVSAAKRKYRRSVNKYTKRYLRRASRRERRRILKLKSKAIRKYIAAISRMYRRAVKSYKRVMKRMYSTVLKFHRRLRRFSVRCFRNRKTRITKYRRSLKKRMNKYVRRYKKVMKRFVTKRVAIFKKLLTRVHCSRTWKRRDVRKVIRVFRRRETRAYLRRASVYSRKLRSATARLVKNYACAYQCATGTLCFRRRRYYRTCRRIRYVWRFKIRRSRCFRLITYRFKYRQMRFKKLKSCNTKKVNVSVKKFTKKLKTRRNKAISAAWRKYRAWRKLAIRRNKSALKRFTKIVNKRHIVLRTYFRSTYLCRSQRITKRYLRKFAAYKRQLRRQKRRAIRKYKKMLARRLARATKFYKSRLASYKKMINRLISRVVKGYKRCLSTRKIRITKYSRRLKKLRRRMRTRLSRRLTKIYKLKVRQYAKFMKFYTSKRLRGAARRLYNAYKLKARSDRNRVLRKFDRAWRKHIRTFTRHYACSYRCTYRAKFSVPKIRVVFRYKCALPTYRVYRYKIRRFCTYRRFRIVRRNRCYQYIRCGCA, encoded by the exons ATGAAGACTCTGTTAGTACTTCTGGTCTGCTTGGCC GCAGCAAATGCCGCCGTTTACATTCAACCCAGTCACTGCGGTTACGTCCGCTGGAACGTCAGGAGATATTACACTTTCCCATCCACGTGTTTCCGATTCAGCTTCAAGTTCAAACAAGCATGGTGCACTTCTAGATACTATCGCTCTGTGTTGACCTCATATCCCGGAAAGAGATGCACCTCCCGAAAATTCAGAg AATGGTCTGAAAGGAAGTTCGTTCGGGTTGTCAGAACTCGTTTGTCCAGAAGAGCCCTCTCAATCCACAAACAAATGAAGAAGAGCTACAGAAAATGGTACAATGTAATGTGCGTTCGCGTGTCTGCAGCCAAAAGAAAATACAGAAGATCAGTCAACAAATACACCAAAAGATACCTTCG TCGTGCTTCAAGGCGTGAGAGAAGACGTATCCTCAAGTTGAAGAGTAAGGCAATCAGAAAATACATTGCTGCTATCAGCAGAATGTACAGACGTGCAGTCAAGAGTTACAAGAGAGTTATGAAGAGAATGTACAGTACTGTTCTCAAGTTCCACAGAAGACTTCGCAGATT CTCTGTAAGGTGCTTCAGAAACCGCAAGACCAGAATTACCAAATACAGAAGATCTTTGAAGAAACGCATGAACAAATATGTGAGAAGGTACAAGAAGGTCATGAAGAGATTCGTCACCAAGAGAGTTGCCATCTTCAAGAAACTCCTCACTAGAGTCCATT gCTCTAGAACATGGAAAAGACGTGACGTGCGCAAAGTTATCAGAGTCTTCAGAAGACGTGAAACAAGAGCATACCTGAGAAGGGCCAGCGTATACAGCCGCAAGCTGAGAAGTGCAACCGCCAGACTTGTGAAGAATTACGCATGTGCTTATCAATGTGCAACAGGAACTTTGTGCTTCAGAAGAAGACGTTATTACCGTACCTG CCGCAGAATCAGATACGTGTGGAGATTCAAAATCAGAAGATCCAGATGCTTCCGTTTGATCACTTACAGATTCAAGTACAGACAAATGAGATTCAAGAAATTGAAATCTTGTAACACCA aaAAGGTCAATGTATCTGTCAAGAAATTCACCAAAAAGCTGAAAACCAGAAGAAACAAGGCAATTTCCGCCGCATGGAGAAAATACAGAGCATGGAGAAAACTTGCTATCAGACGTAACAAGAGCGCATTGAAAAGATTCACCAAAATTGTCAACAAGAGACACATAGTTTTGAGAACCTATTTCAGATCCACTTACTTGTGCAG ATCCCAACGCATCACTAAACGTTATTTGAGAAAGTTTGCAGCATACAAGAGACAATTGCGTCGTCAAAAGAGAAGGGCAATCAGAAAATACAAGAAAATGCTCGCAAGAAGACTTGCAAGAGCCACCAAGTTCTACAAATCCAGACTTGCTAGCTACAAGAAGATGATCAACCGTTTGATCTCCAGAGTTGTTAAGGGTTACAAACGTTGTTTGTCTACCAGAAAAATAAGAATCACCAAATACAGCAGGCGTCTCAAGAAACTGAGAAGGAGAATGAGGACACGCCTTTCAAGACGTCTGACCAAG ATCTACAAGCTGAAGGTGAGGCAATATGCTAAATTCATGAAATTCTACACCAGCAAAAGACTCCGTGGTGCAGCCCGCAGACTCTACAATGCATACAAACTCAAGGCAAGATCTGACAGAAACAGGGTACTTCGCAAGTTCGACAGAGCATGGAGGAAACACATCCGTACATTCACAAGACACTACGCTTGTTCTTACAGATGCACTTACCGTGCTAAATTCTCCGTCCCAAAGATCCGTGTTGTCTTCAGATACAAATGTGCCTTGCCTACCTACAGGGTGTACCGCTACAAAATCAGGCGCTTCTG CACTTACAGAAGATTCAGAATCGTTAGACGCAATAGATGTTACCAATACATTCGTTGTGGATGTGCTTAA
- the LOC144421053 gene encoding uncharacterized protein LOC144421053, translated as MNKYVRRYKKVMKRFVTKRVAIFKKLLTRVHCSRTWKRRDVRKVIRVFRRRETRAYLRRASVYSRKLRSATARLVKNYACAYQCATGTLCFRRRRYYRTCRRIRYVWRFKIRRSRCFRLITYRFKYRQMRFKKLKSCNTKKVNVSVKKFTKKLKTRRNKAISAAWRKYRAWRKLAIRRNKSALKRFTKIVNKRHIVLRTYFRSTYLCRSQRITKRYLRKFAAYKRQLRRQKRRAIRKYKKMLARRLARATKFYKSRIASYKKMINRLISRVVKGYKRCLSTRKIRITKYSRRLKKLRRRMRTRLSRRLTKIYKLKVRQYAKFMKFYTSKRLRGAARRLYNAYKLKARSDRNRVLRKFDRAWRKHIRTFTRHYACSYRCTYRAKFSVPKIRVVFRYKCALPTYRVYRYKIRRFCTYRRFRIVRRNRCYQYIRCGCA; from the exons ATGAACAAATATGTGAGAAGGTACAAGAAGGTCATGAAGAGATTCGTCACCAAGAGAGTTGCCATCTTCAAGAAACTCCTCACTAGAGTCCATT GCTCTAGAACATGGAAAAGACGTGACGTGCGCAAAGTTATCAGAGTCTTCAGAAGACGTGAAACAAGAGCATACCTGAGAAGGGCCAGCGTATACAGCCGCAAGCTGAGAAGTGCAACCGCCAGACTTGTGAAGAATTACGCATGTGCTTATCAATGTGCAACAGGAACTTTGTGCTTCAGAAGAAGACGTTATTACCGTACCTG CCGCAGAATCAGATACGTGTGGAGATTCAAAATCAGAAGATCCAGATGCTTCCGTTTGATCACTTACAGATTCAAGTACAGACAAATGAGATTCAAGAAATTGAAATCTTGTAACACCA aaAAGGTCAATGTATCTGTCAAGAAATTCACCAAAAAGCTGAAAACCAGAAGAAACAAGGCAATTTCCGCCGCATGGAGAAAATACAGAGCATGGAGAAAACTTGCTATCAGACGTAACAAGAGCGCATTGAAAAGATTCACCAAAATTGTCAACAAGAGACACATAGTTTTGAGAACCTATTTCAGATCCACTTACTTGTGCAG ATCCCAACGCATCACTAAACGTTATTTGAGAAAGTTTGCAGCATACAAGAGACAATTGCGTCGTCAAAAGAGAAGGGCAATCAGAAAATACAAGAAAATGCTCGCAAGAAGACTTGCAAGAGCCACCAAGTTCTACAAATCCAGAATTGCTAGCTACAAGAAGATGATCAACCGTTTGATCTCCAGAGTTGTTAAGGGTTACAAACGTTGTTTGTCTACCAGAAAAATAAGAATCACCAAATACAGCAGGCGTCTCAAGAAACTGAGAAGGAGAATGAGGACACGCCTTTCAAGACGTCTGACCAAG ATCTACAAGCTGAAGGTGAGGCAATATGCTAAATTCATGAAATTCTACACCAGCAAAAGACTCCGTGGTGCAGCCCGCAGACTCTACAATGCATACAAACTCAAGGCAAGATCTGACAGAAACAGGGTACTTCGCAAGTTCGACAGAGCATGGAGGAAACACATCCGTACATTCACAAGACACTACGCTTGTTCTTACAGATGCACTTACCGTGCTAAATTCTCCGTCCCAAAGATCCGTGTTGTCTTCAGATACAAATGTGCCTTGCCTACCTACAGGGTGTACCGCTACAAAATCAGGCGCTTCTG CACTTACAGAAGATTCAGAATCGTTAGACGCAATAGATGTTACCAATACATTCGTTGTGGATGTGCTTAA